In the genome of Tannockella kyphosi, one region contains:
- the metG gene encoding methionine--tRNA ligase gives MEKYYLTTAIAYTSGKPHIGNTYEIILADAIARTKRLQGYDVYFQTGTDEHGQKIELKAKEAGIEPQVFVDEKAGEVKRIWDMMDTTYDRFMRTTDAYHKSQVQKIFKKLFDQGDIYLGHYEGKYCTACESFFTESQLVDGKCPDCMGDVHDAKEEAYFFKLSKYQDRLIEHIEKHPEFIQPVSRKNEMMNNFLKPGLQDLCVSRTTFTWSIPVDFDPKHVVYVWIDALTNYITGLGYDVDGNHGELYKKYWPASLHLIGKDIVRFHTIYWPIMLMALDIPLPKQVFGHPWLLQGEGKMSKSKGNVIYADDLADLFGVDAVRYYVLHEIPYDNDGTITWDLLVERINSDLANILGNLVNRTIAMSNKYFDGVVENSGVVEAIDQELIDIALAMPAKALAKMNDHKASDALDEIFTLLRRTNKYIDETMPWALAKEEASLPRLKTVLYNLVESIRFAAVMLEAYLPATASKILDQINTDLKDLASLESFGNYVNGTKVVEKPEMLFARLDPKEIEKKIEAMQPKKEPVVDENLIGIEDFMKIELTVGTVESCTKHPEADKLLVSQINIGKETRQIVSGIADFYCPEDMIGKKVIVVTNLKPAMLRGVESQGMILAGSKKKVLEVLSVENLPNGTKIK, from the coding sequence ATGGAAAAATATTATTTAACAACGGCTATTGCTTATACTTCTGGTAAACCTCATATTGGGAATACTTATGAAATTATTTTAGCAGATGCAATTGCAAGAACAAAAAGATTACAAGGGTATGATGTTTATTTCCAAACAGGAACAGATGAACATGGTCAAAAAATTGAATTAAAAGCAAAAGAAGCAGGTATTGAACCACAAGTATTTGTGGATGAAAAAGCAGGAGAAGTAAAACGTATTTGGGATATGATGGATACTACTTATGATCGTTTCATGCGTACAACAGATGCTTATCACAAATCTCAAGTACAAAAAATATTTAAAAAATTATTTGATCAAGGAGATATTTACTTAGGTCATTATGAAGGAAAATACTGTACTGCTTGTGAATCATTCTTTACAGAATCACAATTAGTAGATGGAAAATGTCCTGATTGTATGGGTGATGTACATGATGCAAAAGAAGAAGCATATTTCTTTAAATTATCAAAATATCAAGATCGTTTAATTGAACATATCGAAAAACATCCAGAATTCATTCAACCAGTTTCTAGAAAAAATGAAATGATGAATAACTTCTTAAAACCAGGATTACAAGATTTATGTGTTTCTCGTACTACTTTTACTTGGTCTATTCCTGTTGATTTTGATCCAAAACATGTGGTATATGTGTGGATTGATGCATTAACTAATTATATTACAGGATTAGGTTATGATGTAGATGGGAATCATGGAGAGTTATATAAGAAATATTGGCCTGCAAGTTTACATTTAATAGGGAAAGATATTGTTCGTTTCCATACTATTTATTGGCCTATTATGTTAATGGCATTAGATATTCCTTTACCTAAACAAGTATTTGGGCATCCTTGGTTATTACAAGGAGAAGGGAAGATGTCTAAGTCAAAAGGAAATGTTATTTATGCGGATGATTTAGCTGATTTATTTGGGGTTGATGCAGTACGTTATTATGTATTACATGAAATTCCTTATGATAATGATGGAACAATTACTTGGGATTTATTAGTAGAAAGAATTAATTCTGATTTAGCTAATATTTTAGGTAACTTAGTAAATCGTACGATTGCAATGAGTAATAAATATTTTGATGGAGTAGTAGAAAACTCAGGAGTAGTGGAAGCGATAGATCAAGAACTAATTGATATTGCTTTAGCTATGCCTGCTAAGGCATTAGCTAAAATGAATGATCATAAAGCAAGTGATGCTTTAGATGAAATCTTCACATTACTTAGAAGAACAAACAAATACATTGATGAAACAATGCCTTGGGCACTTGCTAAAGAAGAAGCTTCTTTACCAAGATTAAAAACAGTATTATATAACTTAGTAGAAAGTATTCGCTTTGCCGCAGTTATGTTAGAAGCTTATTTACCTGCCACTGCAAGTAAAATCCTTGATCAAATTAATACAGATTTAAAAGATCTTGCATCTTTAGAATCATTTGGTAATTATGTTAATGGTACAAAAGTAGTAGAGAAACCAGAAATGTTATTTGCAAGATTAGATCCTAAAGAGATTGAAAAGAAAATAGAAGCAATGCAACCTAAAAAAGAACCAGTAGTAGATGAAAACTTAATTGGAATAGAAGATTTCATGAAAATAGAATTAACAGTAGGTACAGTTGAATCTTGTACAAAACATCCTGAAGCAGATAAATTGTTAGTTTCTCAAATAAATATTGGAAAAGAAACAAGACAAATTGTATCTGGTATTGCTGATTTCTATTGTCCAGAAGATATGATTGGTAAAAAAGTAATTGTGGTAACAAACTTAAAACCAGCAATGCTTCGTGGTGTAGAATCACAAGGTATGATTTTAGCAGGAAGTAAAAAGAAAGTATTAGAAGTACTTAGTGTTGAAAATTTACCGAATGGTACGAAAATAAAGTAG
- a CDS encoding DegV family protein gives MKIVSDTSTMFTPKQAEELGFHVLPLSVTIDNVSSRELVEIQSPEFIEKVRAGFVPISSQPSVGETMEVFELYEETKEEILCLCMADGLSGTFKSTQGARELAKNKDNIHVVNTQILCGPHRYLVKKALEFQSEGKSLQEIKAYIEERIPTGKSFLVPQDFDFLKRGGRLTPVAARVGGLLKILPIMCTNDDGTRIEKYGVKKTMKGAAKVIVEGLKEKGVDDSYLITVSHADVFDQAKEVMEIVKDAFPNNDIRMYDLTPAFITQGGPGCIAVQTIKK, from the coding sequence ATGAAAATAGTATCTGATACATCAACAATGTTTACACCAAAACAAGCAGAAGAATTAGGGTTTCATGTCTTACCGTTAAGTGTAACAATCGATAATGTAAGTTCAAGAGAGTTAGTTGAAATACAAAGCCCTGAATTTATTGAAAAAGTAAGAGCGGGATTTGTACCTATATCTTCACAACCATCTGTTGGGGAAACAATGGAAGTGTTTGAACTGTATGAAGAAACAAAAGAAGAGATATTATGTCTTTGTATGGCAGATGGGTTATCTGGAACATTTAAAAGTACTCAAGGAGCTAGAGAACTAGCTAAAAATAAAGATAATATTCATGTAGTAAATACACAAATATTATGTGGACCACATCGTTATTTAGTAAAAAAAGCATTAGAATTTCAAAGTGAAGGAAAATCTTTACAAGAAATAAAAGCATATATTGAAGAACGTATTCCTACAGGAAAATCATTCTTAGTTCCTCAAGATTTTGACTTCTTAAAAAGAGGAGGTCGTTTAACTCCAGTTGCAGCTAGAGTAGGTGGTTTATTAAAAATATTACCTATTATGTGTACAAATGATGACGGTACACGTATAGAAAAATATGGTGTAAAGAAAACAATGAAAGGTGCTGCGAAAGTAATTGTTGAAGGATTAAAAGAAAAAGGTGTAGATGATAGTTATTTAATTACTGTTAGTCATGCTGATGTTTTTGATCAAGCAAAAGAAGTGATGGAGATTGTAAAAGATGCATTCCCTAACAATGATATAAGAATGTATGATTTAACACCAGCCTTTATTACTCAAGGTGGACCTGGTTGTATTGCAGTACAAACAATTAAAAAATAA
- a CDS encoding PHP domain-containing protein, with product MKNYIDLHMHSLYSDDGEFTPKQLVDKCVEANIKVMAIADHNSVKANKEAQDYCKEVGIEYIPAIEIDCTYNGINLHMVGYGVDYTVPEICALEENVYKQELACSNTKLKLTNQLGFELTKEDMDKVSSNGVWTGEMFGEVLLEKTEYVDHPLLLNYRPGGSRSDNPFVNFYWDFYAQGKPCYTEIIFPSLQEAIDLVHQVGGICVLAHPGNNLKNDYSIFDEMVTLGLDGVEAFSSYHSQEAIDYFYAKALEHHIIATSGSDYHGKTKPAIKIGGSKCNIDHDVTYALLQQYKLL from the coding sequence GTGAAAAATTATATAGATTTACATATGCATTCATTGTATTCAGATGACGGAGAATTTACACCGAAACAATTAGTTGATAAATGTGTAGAAGCAAATATCAAAGTAATGGCAATTGCTGATCATAATAGTGTAAAAGCAAACAAAGAAGCACAAGATTATTGTAAAGAAGTAGGGATTGAATATATTCCTGCAATTGAAATTGATTGTACCTATAACGGTATTAATTTACATATGGTAGGATATGGTGTAGACTACACAGTACCAGAAATTTGTGCATTAGAAGAAAATGTATACAAACAAGAATTAGCTTGTTCTAATACAAAACTAAAACTAACAAATCAATTAGGGTTTGAACTTACGAAAGAAGATATGGATAAAGTAAGTAGTAATGGTGTATGGACAGGAGAAATGTTTGGAGAAGTATTGTTAGAAAAAACAGAGTACGTAGACCATCCATTATTACTAAATTATCGTCCTGGAGGATCACGTAGTGATAATCCATTTGTGAATTTCTATTGGGACTTTTATGCACAAGGGAAACCTTGTTATACTGAAATTATATTCCCTTCTTTACAAGAAGCAATTGATTTAGTTCATCAAGTAGGTGGTATTTGTGTACTAGCACATCCCGGCAATAACTTAAAAAATGATTACTCTATTTTTGATGAGATGGTTACATTAGGATTAGATGGTGTAGAAGCATTTAGTAGCTATCATAGTCAAGAAGCAATCGATTATTTCTATGCAAAAGCATTAGAACATCATATTATTGCTACTAGTGGTAGTGATTATCATGGTAAAACAAAACCTGCTATTAAAATAGGTGGTTCAAAATGTAATATTGATCATGATGTAACCTATGCATTGTTACAACAATATAAATTACTTTAA
- a CDS encoding P1 family peptidase, translating to MKQISMHHIQGIQIGQSQNLEAGTGCTAILCPKGATAGVDVRGGGPATRETDLLNPKNMVQQIHGVMFSGGSAFGLDAASGAMEYLDKKEYGFEILGFHVPIVCGASLFDLGVGDGSIRPDKQMGYEACVASETNTYQNGNFGAGTGACVGKMSPTLSPMKTGQGMYGVEAGGIQVCAYVALNAIGNVSDGKGSFLAGMHQDGIIIDPLDFFSQGLESITLPQGNTTIGCVVTNAKLDKSQCNKVASITHNGYALSIFPVHTMSDGDTIFVLSTGQVEASVDAIGVLATTCMKEAIHVATKTSTPSYGLESYQSIKQ from the coding sequence ATGAAACAGATAAGTATGCATCATATTCAGGGTATTCAAATAGGACAATCACAAAACTTAGAAGCTGGAACAGGCTGTACAGCCATTCTTTGCCCTAAAGGAGCAACGGCTGGTGTTGATGTACGTGGAGGTGGTCCTGCTACACGAGAAACAGATTTATTAAATCCTAAAAATATGGTCCAACAAATTCATGGAGTTATGTTTTCTGGAGGAAGTGCATTTGGATTAGATGCTGCTAGTGGTGCTATGGAATATTTAGATAAAAAGGAATATGGTTTTGAAATTCTAGGATTTCATGTCCCTATTGTATGTGGGGCTTCTTTGTTTGATTTAGGAGTTGGTGATGGTTCAATTCGACCTGATAAACAAATGGGATATGAAGCTTGTGTTGCAAGCGAAACAAACACTTATCAAAACGGAAACTTCGGAGCTGGAACTGGTGCTTGTGTTGGGAAAATGTCTCCTACTTTAAGTCCAATGAAGACTGGTCAAGGGATGTATGGTGTCGAAGCTGGTGGAATACAAGTTTGTGCTTATGTTGCTTTAAATGCAATTGGTAATGTTAGTGATGGAAAAGGATCTTTTTTAGCAGGTATGCATCAAGATGGAATTATTATTGATCCTTTGGATTTCTTTAGTCAAGGTCTAGAAAGCATTACTTTACCCCAAGGAAATACTACAATTGGTTGTGTTGTTACTAATGCAAAGCTAGATAAAAGCCAATGTAATAAAGTTGCAAGTATTACCCACAATGGTTATGCTTTAAGTATTTTCCCTGTCCATACAATGAGTGATGGAGATACTATCTTTGTTTTATCAACGGGACAAGTGGAAGCTAGTGTAGACGCTATTGGTGTACTGGCAACCACATGTATGAAAGAAGCAATTCATGTTGCTACTAAAACAAGTACTCCTAGTTATGGACTAGAAAGTTATCAATCTATCAAACAGTAA
- a CDS encoding sensor domain-containing diguanylate cyclase has translation MIENWKMEIIDNDLIEPVLIMNIKKSKIVYCNDISKKIGLIQDSMELESFLTMIELPISFEEICTKVFATKEELKLSDCKISVGKLGFMAISMRIGYLSEDELYLIGSFYFESIHDILMKNRCFQTLYEGSFSYPFRLDILTRDIQFIGPIGKQFDLSSIMHNYPEEVISSGVLVQEDLESFQGMVERMYEGKTPIHTFRCYDQEGKILWYQPRYVVNRDEHDNPVELIGEFVNIQEKIELEEKMQYDELTGCLNKAMFTSTVTDFLENSTEEHALFIVDLDNFKAINDNLGHQFGDAVLRGTGEDLIDIFRDCDYVGRIGGDEFMVLMKNVKEINSVEERASEIVKAFQNTYHGNSRIYKTSVSIGIAVYPKDGSDFSSLYDSADIALYDVKSRGKNSYEFYNPVMEEGNMSNTTPFDAADRALSQHFDQQIIVEIFALLSQAKDYRASLNKVLELLALQFNVERCYVFEPDNNMEYINNTYEWCKEGTTSEIENLQHIPREAYQPLIDLTNKEGIFYCNDLTMLKGEPTYDVMVDQGILSCLISFNIYEGQIHSMLGFDDCTNARVWSSKEIGTIMHASKIIEQFLKHIHSLNEVDKALKEKLNVLDEIYSLSYVVDLETFELVHTNYFFKQLYPHAKLGDKCYQAIQGADHPCSICPIFKMQEQQKDHYRTIIKIPKNKKEMLVNVSNIGTFDKRECVFFSCSDIGELDE, from the coding sequence ATGATAGAAAATTGGAAAATGGAGATAATAGATAATGATTTAATAGAACCAGTATTAATTATGAATATTAAAAAAAGTAAAATAGTTTATTGTAATGATATTTCAAAAAAAATAGGTTTAATACAAGATTCAATGGAATTAGAAAGCTTCCTTACAATGATAGAATTACCGATATCATTTGAAGAGATTTGTACAAAAGTTTTTGCAACCAAAGAAGAACTAAAACTATCAGATTGTAAAATATCAGTAGGTAAATTAGGGTTTATGGCTATTTCAATGAGAATAGGTTATTTATCAGAAGATGAATTATATCTTATTGGTTCCTTTTATTTTGAAAGTATTCATGATATTTTAATGAAAAATCGTTGTTTTCAAACATTATATGAAGGGTCTTTTTCTTATCCATTTCGTTTGGATATTTTAACGCGTGATATTCAGTTTATTGGACCTATTGGAAAACAATTTGATTTAAGTTCCATTATGCATAACTATCCAGAAGAAGTAATAAGTTCTGGTGTATTAGTACAAGAAGATTTGGAATCTTTTCAAGGTATGGTGGAAAGAATGTATGAAGGGAAAACACCAATTCATACGTTCCGTTGTTATGATCAAGAAGGTAAGATTTTATGGTATCAACCAAGGTATGTAGTAAATCGTGATGAACACGATAATCCTGTGGAGTTGATAGGTGAGTTTGTTAATATTCAAGAGAAAATAGAATTAGAAGAAAAAATGCAATATGATGAATTAACAGGTTGTTTAAATAAAGCAATGTTCACAAGTACTGTTACTGACTTTTTAGAGAATTCAACAGAAGAACATGCTTTGTTTATTGTTGATTTAGATAATTTTAAAGCGATTAATGATAATCTAGGACATCAATTTGGAGATGCGGTTTTGAGAGGTACAGGAGAAGATTTAATTGATATATTTAGAGATTGTGACTATGTAGGTCGTATTGGTGGAGATGAGTTTATGGTACTCATGAAAAACGTGAAGGAAATAAATAGTGTTGAAGAACGTGCCAGTGAAATAGTCAAAGCATTTCAAAATACATATCATGGAAATAGCCGTATATATAAAACTTCCGTAAGTATCGGAATTGCAGTATATCCTAAAGATGGCTCTGATTTTAGTTCTTTATATGATAGTGCAGATATCGCATTATATGATGTGAAAAGCAGAGGAAAGAATAGCTATGAGTTTTATAATCCAGTAATGGAAGAAGGAAATATGTCAAATACAACACCATTTGATGCAGCTGATCGGGCATTATCACAACATTTTGATCAACAGATAATTGTTGAAATATTTGCCTTGTTATCACAAGCAAAAGACTACCGAGCATCTTTAAATAAAGTATTAGAATTATTAGCACTACAATTTAATGTAGAAAGATGTTATGTGTTTGAACCAGACAATAATATGGAATATATTAATAATACGTATGAATGGTGTAAAGAAGGAACTACTTCAGAAATAGAAAATCTTCAACATATTCCTAGAGAAGCTTATCAACCATTAATTGATTTAACGAACAAAGAAGGTATCTTTTATTGTAATGACTTAACTATGCTTAAAGGAGAACCTACTTATGATGTAATGGTAGATCAAGGGATATTATCTTGTTTAATTAGTTTCAATATCTATGAAGGACAAATACATTCCATGTTAGGCTTTGATGATTGTACAAATGCTAGAGTATGGAGTTCTAAAGAAATAGGAACGATCATGCATGCTTCTAAAATCATAGAACAGTTCTTAAAACATATTCATTCCCTAAATGAAGTAGATAAAGCATTAAAAGAGAAACTAAATGTATTAGATGAAATCTATTCATTATCTTATGTAGTAGATTTAGAAACATTTGAACTTGTTCATACTAATTACTTTTTTAAACAATTATATCCTCATGCTAAATTAGGTGACAAATGTTATCAAGCAATTCAAGGAGCTGACCACCCATGTTCTATCTGTCCTATTTTTAAAATGCAAGAACAACAAAAAGATCACTATCGAACAATCATCAAAATACCTAAAAATAAAAAAGAGATGTTAGTAAATGTATCTAATATTGGTACTTTTGACAAAAGAGAATGTGTCTTCTTTTCATGTAGTGATATTGGTGAATTAGACGAATAA
- the nagA gene encoding N-acetylglucosamine-6-phosphate deacetylase, with translation MIIQSKRVWFADQFVSAQVEIEDGKIIGIYDYGKKEVDKDYGTKRILPGFIDIHTHGAYGFDTNDATEEGLRYWLENITDEGVTTIFPTTITQSEEVLTAALKNVAKVVKDGYRGADVVGIHFEGPYLDMVYKGAQPEQHIVKPTIEQFERYQEAAGGLIKYITMATEQDDDFELTRYLVQNGVTVSIGHSAATYDQAVRAYGYGARSMTHVYNGMTPFNHRENGLVGAAYRLRGMYGEIICDGNHSTLAALNNFFISKGPNYAIMVSDALMCKGKKVGSKFLFGGNEIEIYPDGSAHLTSGKKNLAGSTLRLNQGLRILIEEACVPMNTAINSCTINPARCLHIDHYKGAIGVGFDADMVVLEDDYEVLETFCKGEMMLHGC, from the coding sequence ATGATTATTCAAAGTAAAAGAGTTTGGTTTGCGGATCAATTTGTTAGTGCACAAGTTGAAATAGAAGACGGGAAAATTATAGGGATTTATGATTATGGTAAAAAAGAAGTAGATAAAGATTATGGTACTAAAAGAATTTTACCTGGATTTATTGATATTCATACTCATGGAGCATATGGATTTGATACTAATGATGCTACTGAAGAAGGATTACGTTATTGGTTAGAAAATATTACGGATGAGGGAGTTACTACTATTTTCCCTACTACTATTACACAAAGTGAAGAAGTATTAACTGCTGCACTTAAAAATGTAGCGAAGGTAGTAAAAGATGGTTATCGTGGTGCGGATGTTGTAGGGATTCATTTTGAAGGACCTTATTTAGATATGGTTTATAAAGGAGCTCAACCAGAACAACATATTGTGAAGCCTACTATTGAACAATTTGAACGTTATCAAGAAGCTGCAGGTGGTTTAATTAAATATATTACAATGGCTACAGAACAAGATGATGATTTTGAATTAACTCGTTATTTAGTACAAAATGGTGTTACTGTTAGTATTGGGCATTCTGCTGCAACTTATGATCAAGCAGTTCGTGCTTATGGTTATGGTGCTAGAAGTATGACTCATGTATATAATGGGATGACTCCATTTAATCATCGTGAAAATGGATTAGTTGGTGCTGCTTATCGTTTAAGAGGGATGTATGGAGAAATCATTTGTGATGGAAATCATTCTACTCTTGCTGCATTAAATAATTTCTTTATTTCTAAAGGACCTAATTACGCTATTATGGTATCGGATGCCTTAATGTGCAAAGGGAAAAAAGTAGGATCTAAATTCTTGTTTGGTGGAAATGAAATAGAAATCTATCCAGATGGAAGTGCTCATTTAACATCTGGTAAGAAAAACTTAGCTGGTTCAACATTACGTTTAAATCAAGGTTTACGAATCTTAATTGAAGAAGCTTGTGTTCCAATGAATACAGCTATTAATTCTTGTACTATTAATCCAGCTCGTTGTTTACATATTGATCATTATAAAGGAGCTATCGGGGTTGGTTTTGATGCAGATATGGTTGTCTTAGAAGATGATTATGAAGTATTAGAAACATTCTGTAAAGGGGAGATGATGTTGCATGGCTGCTAA
- a CDS encoding HAD family hydrolase has translation MKVKAVIFDFNGTLFFDTAFHDIAWAKTVKEITGSKINDEIRIRLHGSNNAQTIHNLKPELSELENEYYSLQKEALYRAICLENPDKLHLVDGAIELFQYLKENKIPFTIASASIKENIDFFFDIFSLGDYFDINHVFYDDGSYPTKIEMYQATLKDMNVDAKDCIIFEDSKTGITCAKSIGAGYIVGISKEALPETLIEYGANECIDHFLQFNYEILK, from the coding sequence ATGAAAGTAAAGGCAGTGATTTTTGATTTTAATGGGACATTATTCTTTGATACCGCTTTTCATGATATAGCATGGGCAAAGACTGTAAAAGAAATAACAGGTAGCAAAATAAATGATGAAATTCGGATTCGATTACATGGATCAAACAATGCACAAACGATTCATAATCTAAAACCAGAATTAAGTGAATTGGAAAATGAATATTATTCGTTACAAAAAGAGGCTCTTTATCGTGCTATTTGTTTAGAAAATCCAGATAAGTTGCATTTAGTAGATGGTGCTATTGAACTGTTTCAATATTTAAAGGAAAACAAGATTCCTTTTACAATAGCAAGTGCTTCTATTAAAGAAAATATAGATTTTTTCTTTGATATATTTTCATTAGGAGACTATTTTGATATAAATCATGTGTTCTATGATGATGGAAGTTATCCAACAAAAATAGAAATGTATCAAGCTACATTAAAAGATATGAATGTTGATGCAAAAGATTGTATTATTTTTGAAGACAGTAAAACAGGTATTACTTGTGCTAAATCAATAGGAGCAGGTTATATTGTAGGTATTAGTAAAGAAGCATTACCAGAGACATTAATAGAATATGGTGCAAATGAATGCATTGATCATTTTCTACAATTTAATTATGAAATACTAAAATAG